The following coding sequences are from one Salvia hispanica cultivar TCC Black 2014 chromosome 3, UniMelb_Shisp_WGS_1.0, whole genome shotgun sequence window:
- the LOC125209153 gene encoding uncharacterized protein LOC125209153 yields MSESPDKSGKARNKWGDPFSKGRAAVESLAAILRYFPPHLSSSETPATSLLHDPDVATQISTLLRRPDSGAVNDNLCAWLYDTFHSADPHLQLVVLRFLPTLAGVYLSRAALSKPLPGFESVLLAIYAHETSSRGGLASTVSVPDLAHPSVYHENKTPPSRSASTELHLALITPALEPHGTVRSTRRAKIVGVALELYYSRVSLLPVGSKLDFCEFCRLWSGCDTDKDKGDGKRGRIGMPWELMQPILRILGHCLFRPAKNYDLFHAAFTACQCMSARAQHDMNAKAMLATASLVKLAQIAMDPHSDFDHTDLPLTNEISV; encoded by the coding sequence ATGAGCGAGTCCCCGGATAAATCCGGCAAAGCCCGCAACAAATGGGGCGACCCCTTCAGCAAGGGGCGCGCGGCCGTAGAATCCCTGGCCGCCATCCTCCGGTACTTCCCCCCTCACCTCTCCTCCTCCGAGACCCCCGCCACCTCCCTCCTCCACGACCCCGACGTCGCCACCCAGATCTCCACCCTCCTCCGGCGCCCCGACTCCGGCGCCGTGAACGACAACCTCTGCGCCTGGCTCTACGACACCTTCCACTCCGCCGACCCCCACCTCCAGCTGGTCGTCCTCCGCTTCCTCCCCACCCTCGCCGGCGTCTACCTCTCCCGCGCCGCCCTCAGCAAGCCCCTCCCCGGCTTCGAGTCCGTCCTCCTCGCCATCTACGCCCACGAGACCTCCTCCCGCGGCGGCCTCGCCTCCACCGTCTCCGTCCCCGACCTCGCCCACCCCTCCGTCTACCACGAGAACAAAACCCCCCCCTCCAGGAGCGCCTCCACCGAGCTCCACCTCGCCCTCATCACCCCCGCCCTCGAGCCCCACGGCACCGTCCGCTCCACGCGCCGCGCCAAGATCGTCGGCGTCGCCCTCGAGCTCTACTACAGCCGCGTCTCCCTCCTCCCCGTCGGCTCCAAGCTCGACTTCTGCGAGTTCTGCAGGCTCTGGTCCGGCTGCGACACCGACAAGGACAAGGGGGACGGGAAGCGGGGCCGGATCGGCATGCCGTGGGAGCTCATGCAGCCGATTCTCAGGATATTGGGGCATTGTTTGTTCCGCCCGGCTAAGAACTATGATTTGTTTCACGCGGCTTTCACGGCTTGCCAGTGCATGAGCGCTAGGGCGCAGCATGATATGAATGCTAAGGCCATGCTGGCCACGGCTAGCCTTGTTAAGCTGGCTCAGATTGCTATGGATCCGCATTCTGACTTTGATCATACCGACCTACCCCTTACTAATGAAATTTCGGTTTAG
- the LOC125213499 gene encoding probable Histone-lysine N-methyltransferase ATXR5, whose product MAPSRKFRSMKEIMRVAKRVAEPDSSDDDDDHLVCQQCGEGNRAEELLLCDKCERGYHMLCLRPILTRLPIGPWCCPACSGDVNRPIKSFKGFARKKLAEFFKIEHNVFFSRKCTPSLQDVKRRRRRGTLVFQKKRRRLFPYVPSEDPARRLAQMRSLALALTSDNMEFSNDLNYRPGMAPREANQSRFEIGGMQVLSKEDTETLKYCRAMSKRGEFPPLKVTFDLYEGYTVEVDGPIKDMTIIAEYAGDVDYIKNREKDDCDSMMTLLLTNDSSKNLIVCADKLGNISRFVSGINNHTVEGRRKQNTKCVRYSVDDACVVLLIATRDIAKGERLYYDYNGYEHEYPTHNFV is encoded by the exons ATGGCTCCCTCCAGGAAGTTCAGGTCGATGAAGGAGATCATGAGGGTGGCGAAGCGTGTGGCAGAGCCCGACTCCAGCGACGACGACGATGACCATCTGGTCTGCCAGCAATGCGGGGAGGGCAATCGGGCCGAGGAGCTCCTCTTGTGCGACAAATGCGAGCGAGGCTACCACATGCTTTGCCTCCGCCCGATACTCACCCGCCTCCCAATCGGGCCCTGGTGCTGCCCCGCTTGCTCCGGCGACGTCAATCGCCCTATCAAAA GCTTCAAGGGATTTGCTCGCAAGAAGCTTGCTGAGTTTTTTAAGATTGAGCACAATGTTTTCTTCTCAAGGAAATGCACTCCTTCTCTTCAAG ATGTCAAAAGACGACGCAGGCGAGGTACACTAGTGTTCCAAAAAAAGCGCAGGAGATTGTTTCCATACGTTCCATCAGAGGATCCAGCAAGAAGACTAGCACAGATGAGATCGCTTGCTCTGGCTTTGACATCTGACAACATGGAATTCAGCAACGATCTCAATTACAGACCGGGAATGGCTCCTAGAGAAGCCAATCAATCCAGATTTGAAATTGGAGGCATGCAG GTTCTGTCGAAGGAAGATACCGAGACATTGAAATACTGTAGGGCCATGAGCAAAAGAGGGGAATTCCCACCTCTTAAGGTGACATTTGATCTATATGAAGG CTATACGGTAGAAGTTGACGGGCCTATAAAGGACATGACAATAATTGCTGAGTACGCAGGGGACGTGGATTACATCAAGAATCGAGAGAAAGACGACTGTGACAGCATGATGACCCTTCTTCTTACAAATGATTCCTCCAAGAATCTAATCGTCTGTGCAGACAAGCTTGGGAACATTTCTCGGTTTGTCAGTGGCATAAACAATCATACAGT GGAAGGGCGGAGGAAGCAGAATACGAAATGCGTGAGATACAGCGTGGATGATGCATGTGTGGTTCTTTTGATCGCGACGCGTGATATTGCAAAGGGGGAAAGGTTATACTATGATTATAATGGCTATGAGCATGAATATCCAAcccataattttgtttaa
- the LOC125209151 gene encoding endo-1,4-beta-xylanase 2-like, whose translation MIRFRNSDLVGMQHLKPYKYLNFFLVAVEQPYPAAICGGVNNMEKQAMPMGLFFTEKLNHKSCNQCSEAAAKLAPNIIMNHDFSGGLHHWRPNRCAAYVTSEETAYPRGKSAKLNGRFAVVANRKECWQGLERDISNRVTAGSIYTICAWVGASSLQGAADVLATLRLESNFSAVSYKFIAKASASTDHWEKLEGTFSLPTLPRRVILYLEGPSPGIDLFIRSVVVSCNFSSQPDKLNHKPGTNQCSEAAAAAKPAPNIIINHDFSGGLHHWRPNRCTAYVTSELTAHPRGLSGHFAVVVNRKECWQGLEQDITNRISAGSIYTICAWVGVSSLQGATDVLATLRLENNYFSVSYKFIAKASASTDHWEKLEGTFSLPILPCRVILYLEGPSPGIDLFIRSVVVR comes from the exons atgaTTAGATTTCGCAATTCAGATTTGGTGGGCATGCAGCACTTGAAACCCTACAAATATCTGAACTTTTTCTTGGTTGCTGTGGAACAACCTTATCCTGCTGCCATCTGCGGTGGCGTGAACAATATGGAGAAGCAAGCAATGCCGATGGGGCTATTCTTCACCGAG AAGTTGAATCATAAATCATGTAATCAGTGCTCCGAGGCTGCTGCAAAACTTGCTCCCAACATCATAATGAACCATGATTTTTCTGGAGGACTTCATCATTGGCGCCCCAACCGCTGTGCTGCCTATGTCACTTCAGAAGAAACTGCATATCCTCGAGGGAAATCGGCTAAGCTAAATGGCCGTTTCGCTGTTGTTGCAAACCGTAAAGAATGCTGGCAAGGTCTGGAGCGGGACATCAGCAATAGAGTCACTGCAGGCTCCATTTACACCATTTGTGCTTGGGTTGGAGCGTCGAGCCTTCAAGGCGCCGCGGACGTGCTGGCCACTTTGAGACTTGAAAGCAATTTCTCTGCAGTTAGCTACAAGTTCATTGCAAA GGCTTCCGCTTCCACTGATCACTGGGAGAAGCTAGAGGGCACCTTCTCGCTGCCAACTCTGCCCCGTCGTGTTATCCTTTATCTTGAAGGGCCTTCTCCCGGCATTGACCTATTTATAAGATCGGTTGTCGTCTCCTGCAACTTCTCCAGCCAGCCTGAT AAGTTGAATCATAAACCGGGTACCAATCAGTGCTCCGaggctgctgctgctgcaaaACCTGCTCCCAATATCATAATCAACCATGATTTTTCAGGTGGACTTCATCACTGGCGCCCCAACCGGTGTACTGCCTATGTCACTTCAGAACTAACTGCTCATCCGCGAGGGCTAAGTGGCCATTTCGCTGTTGTTGTCAACCGTAAAGAATGCTGGCAAGGCCTGGAGCAGGACATCACCAATAGAATCTCAGCAGGCTCCATTTACACCATCTGTGCTTGGGTTGGAGTTTCGAGCCTTCAAGGCGCCACAGACGTGCTAGCCACTTTGAGACTCGAAAACAATTACTTTTCAGTTAGCTACAAGTTCATTGCAAA AGCTTCTGCTTCCACGGACCACTGGGAGAAGTTAGAAGGAACCTTCTCGCTGCCAATTCTGCCCTGTCGTGTTATCCTTTATCTTGAAGGGCCTTCTCCTGGCATTGATCTATTTATAAGATCGGTTGTTGTCCGATGA
- the LOC125213497 gene encoding UDP-glucuronate:xylan alpha-glucuronosyltransferase 1-like isoform X2 — protein MDSRQRLDDAYKRKLQRIKVKSMGNPLKFVVPDKNSRCRPHPLKLILAIIVLGSFLTILSSPPVCQQNGVALKVSRWIWGGSDPRYAADFDINWSDITAAVNKLPRETEIGGIGVLNFNEGEARGWRRIFPAANHTALRLDHAERNVTWDVLFPEWIDEEQDDAVPSCPALPRLQVPAQRLDLVVVKLPCRNEGNWSRDVARLHLQLAAAGLASACKGSYPVHLLFVTRCFPIPNLFTCKDLVARQGNVWLYRPQLNVLRAKLQLPVGSCELALPLGSQDIDYTGKKQREAYATILHSAHDYVCGAIAAAQSIRMAGSTRDLVILVDETISEYHRSGLELAGWKVRTIKRIRNPKAEKDAYNEWNYSKFRLWQLTDYDKIIFIDADLLILRNIDFLFSMPEISATGNNGTLFNSGVMVIEPSNCTFRLLMEHINEIESYNGGDQGYLNEIFTWWHRIPKHMNFLKNFWIGDDQAVKNKKTRLFAAEPAVLYVLHYLGNKPWMCYRDYDCNWNVDILQEFASDVAHNKWWRVHDAMPGELKEFCLLASKQKAQLEWDRREAEKGGYEDGHWRIRVRDERMKRCIDPYCNWKSMLKHWGESNWTEVDFPVPTPPAFANKGGATLAL, from the exons ATGGACTCCAGACAACGCCT AGACGATGCGTACAAGAGGAAGTTACAGAGGATCAAGGTGAAGAGCATGGGGAATCCCCTGAAATTCGTAGTTCCAGACAAAAACAGTAGATGCAGACCTCATCCattgaaattaatactagCAATCATCGTGCTAGGCTCATTCCTCACCATCCTCTCCTCCCCGCCCGTGTGCCAGCAAAACGGCGTCGCACTCAAAGTCTCACG GTGGATTTGGGGCGGCTCCGATCCCCGCTACGCCGCTGATTTCGACATCAACTGGAGCGACATCACCGCTGCGGTGAACAAGCTGCCGAGGGAGACCGAAATTGGCGGGATCGGAGTCCTCAATTTCAACGAGGGCGAGGCGCGGGGGTGGCGGCGGATCTTCCCTGCGGCGAACCACACGGCCCTGAGGCTGGACCACGCGGAGAGGAACGTGACGTGGGATGTGCTCTTCCCGGAGTGGATCGATGAGGAGCAGGACGACGCGGTGCCCAGCTGCCCTGCTCTGCCGCGGCTGCAGGTGCCGGCGCAGCGGCTTGATCTCGTGGTGGTGAAGCTCCCCTGCAGGAACGAGGGGAACTGGTCAAGAGACGTGGCGCGGCTCCACCTGCAGCTTGCGGCTGCGGGGCTGGCGTCGGCGTGCAAGGGGAGTTATCCGGTGCATCTGCTTTTCGTGACGCGGTGTTTCCCCATACCCAATTTGTTCACCTGCAAGGATCTTGTGGCGCGGCAGGGGAATGTGTGGTTGTATCGGCCGCAGCTTAATGTGTTGCGCGCTAAGCTGCAGCTTCCGGTCGGATCGTGTGAGCTTGCGCTTCCCCTTGGATCCCAAG ATATAGACTACACGGGAAAGAAGCAGCGGGAGGCGTACGCGACGATCCTGCACTCGGCCCACGACTACGTCTGCGGCGCCATCGCAGCTGCACAGAGCATTCGAATGGCGGGGTCCACTCGTGATCTGGTGATCCTAGTGGACGAGACGATAAGCGAGTACCACCGCAGCGGGCTCGAACTCGCGGGGTGGAAGGTCCGCACCATAAAGCGGATCCGGAACCCGAAAGCCGAGAAAGACGCATACAACGAGTGGAACTACAGCAAGTTCCGCCTCTGGCAGCTAACCGACTATGACAAGATCATCTTCATCGACGCCGACCTCCTCATCCTCCGCAACATCGACTTCCTCTTCTCCATGCCGGAGATCTCGGCCACCGGCAACAACGGCACCCTCTTCAACTCCGGCGTGATGGTCATCGAGCCCTCCAACTGCACGTTCCGCCTCCTCATGGAGCACATCAACGAGATCGAATCCTACAACGGCGGCGACCAGGGCTACCTAAACGAGATCTTCACTTGGTGGCATCGGATCCCGAAACACATGAACTTTTTGAAGAACTTCTGGATAGGGGACGACCAGGCGGTGAAGAATAAGAAGACGAGGCTGTTTGCTGCAGAGCCTGCGGTGCTGTAcgtgttgcattatttggGGAACAAGCCGTGGATGTGCTACAGGGACTACGACTGCAACTGGAACGTGGACATACTGCAGGAGTTTGCGAGCGACGTGGCGCACAACAAGTGGTGGAGGGTGCACGACGCGATGCCCGGGGAGCTGAAGGAGTTCTGCCTGCTGGCGTCGAAGCAGAAGGCGCAGCTGGAGTGGGACAGGAGGGAGGCGGAGAAGGGAGGGTATGAGGATGGGCATTGGAGGATAAGGGTGAGGGATGAGAGGATGAAGAGGTGTATTGATCCGTATTGTAATTGGAAGAGTATGCTCAAGCATTGGGGGGAGAGTAATTGGACGGAGGTGGATTTTCCGGTGCCTACGCCGCCTGCCTTTGCTAACAAAGGAGGAGCTACTCTTGCTTTGTGA
- the LOC125213497 gene encoding UDP-glucuronate:xylan alpha-glucuronosyltransferase 1-like isoform X1: MDSRQRLDDAYKRKLQRIKVKSMGNPLKFVVPDKNSRCRPHPLKLILAIIVLGSFLTILSSPPVCQQNGVALKVSRQRFVSRWIWGGSDPRYAADFDINWSDITAAVNKLPRETEIGGIGVLNFNEGEARGWRRIFPAANHTALRLDHAERNVTWDVLFPEWIDEEQDDAVPSCPALPRLQVPAQRLDLVVVKLPCRNEGNWSRDVARLHLQLAAAGLASACKGSYPVHLLFVTRCFPIPNLFTCKDLVARQGNVWLYRPQLNVLRAKLQLPVGSCELALPLGSQDIDYTGKKQREAYATILHSAHDYVCGAIAAAQSIRMAGSTRDLVILVDETISEYHRSGLELAGWKVRTIKRIRNPKAEKDAYNEWNYSKFRLWQLTDYDKIIFIDADLLILRNIDFLFSMPEISATGNNGTLFNSGVMVIEPSNCTFRLLMEHINEIESYNGGDQGYLNEIFTWWHRIPKHMNFLKNFWIGDDQAVKNKKTRLFAAEPAVLYVLHYLGNKPWMCYRDYDCNWNVDILQEFASDVAHNKWWRVHDAMPGELKEFCLLASKQKAQLEWDRREAEKGGYEDGHWRIRVRDERMKRCIDPYCNWKSMLKHWGESNWTEVDFPVPTPPAFANKGGATLAL; the protein is encoded by the exons ATGGACTCCAGACAACGCCT AGACGATGCGTACAAGAGGAAGTTACAGAGGATCAAGGTGAAGAGCATGGGGAATCCCCTGAAATTCGTAGTTCCAGACAAAAACAGTAGATGCAGACCTCATCCattgaaattaatactagCAATCATCGTGCTAGGCTCATTCCTCACCATCCTCTCCTCCCCGCCCGTGTGCCAGCAAAACGGCGTCGCACTCAAAGTCTCACG GCAACGTTTTGTGAGCAGGTGGATTTGGGGCGGCTCCGATCCCCGCTACGCCGCTGATTTCGACATCAACTGGAGCGACATCACCGCTGCGGTGAACAAGCTGCCGAGGGAGACCGAAATTGGCGGGATCGGAGTCCTCAATTTCAACGAGGGCGAGGCGCGGGGGTGGCGGCGGATCTTCCCTGCGGCGAACCACACGGCCCTGAGGCTGGACCACGCGGAGAGGAACGTGACGTGGGATGTGCTCTTCCCGGAGTGGATCGATGAGGAGCAGGACGACGCGGTGCCCAGCTGCCCTGCTCTGCCGCGGCTGCAGGTGCCGGCGCAGCGGCTTGATCTCGTGGTGGTGAAGCTCCCCTGCAGGAACGAGGGGAACTGGTCAAGAGACGTGGCGCGGCTCCACCTGCAGCTTGCGGCTGCGGGGCTGGCGTCGGCGTGCAAGGGGAGTTATCCGGTGCATCTGCTTTTCGTGACGCGGTGTTTCCCCATACCCAATTTGTTCACCTGCAAGGATCTTGTGGCGCGGCAGGGGAATGTGTGGTTGTATCGGCCGCAGCTTAATGTGTTGCGCGCTAAGCTGCAGCTTCCGGTCGGATCGTGTGAGCTTGCGCTTCCCCTTGGATCCCAAG ATATAGACTACACGGGAAAGAAGCAGCGGGAGGCGTACGCGACGATCCTGCACTCGGCCCACGACTACGTCTGCGGCGCCATCGCAGCTGCACAGAGCATTCGAATGGCGGGGTCCACTCGTGATCTGGTGATCCTAGTGGACGAGACGATAAGCGAGTACCACCGCAGCGGGCTCGAACTCGCGGGGTGGAAGGTCCGCACCATAAAGCGGATCCGGAACCCGAAAGCCGAGAAAGACGCATACAACGAGTGGAACTACAGCAAGTTCCGCCTCTGGCAGCTAACCGACTATGACAAGATCATCTTCATCGACGCCGACCTCCTCATCCTCCGCAACATCGACTTCCTCTTCTCCATGCCGGAGATCTCGGCCACCGGCAACAACGGCACCCTCTTCAACTCCGGCGTGATGGTCATCGAGCCCTCCAACTGCACGTTCCGCCTCCTCATGGAGCACATCAACGAGATCGAATCCTACAACGGCGGCGACCAGGGCTACCTAAACGAGATCTTCACTTGGTGGCATCGGATCCCGAAACACATGAACTTTTTGAAGAACTTCTGGATAGGGGACGACCAGGCGGTGAAGAATAAGAAGACGAGGCTGTTTGCTGCAGAGCCTGCGGTGCTGTAcgtgttgcattatttggGGAACAAGCCGTGGATGTGCTACAGGGACTACGACTGCAACTGGAACGTGGACATACTGCAGGAGTTTGCGAGCGACGTGGCGCACAACAAGTGGTGGAGGGTGCACGACGCGATGCCCGGGGAGCTGAAGGAGTTCTGCCTGCTGGCGTCGAAGCAGAAGGCGCAGCTGGAGTGGGACAGGAGGGAGGCGGAGAAGGGAGGGTATGAGGATGGGCATTGGAGGATAAGGGTGAGGGATGAGAGGATGAAGAGGTGTATTGATCCGTATTGTAATTGGAAGAGTATGCTCAAGCATTGGGGGGAGAGTAATTGGACGGAGGTGGATTTTCCGGTGCCTACGCCGCCTGCCTTTGCTAACAAAGGAGGAGCTACTCTTGCTTTGTGA